The window AAAGAAAATGCTCAACAACATTGGTCCAATGTATTTTTGAATAAAACGTCAATAAGTAGATGAAATTAAAACATATTCTATCTTTTTAACGTATTTCAGAGTTTTATGCAATTTTACATCCTACCAATTTTAGAGACGAGCGCTGTGATTGAGTTCTGTTTTTGATTAATTTTTGAAAAGCAGGAAATGAAAGACAAGCTGCCGGATGTAATGTCTCCCGGGCCGTTGTGAACCCATCACCCGAAGCGATAACAAACCCTGCCGGGGCTATGGTATTTCCTTGATAAGAGCTGCCCTGCCAGCGATTCTGTCAGGAGAGTACCATTATCAATATCTGCAATTGTAATATACATAGTTTTCATATCTGTACCACCAAAGGCCATACAGGTGATTTTTGAACTGGGAAGGGATGTTGTTTCAATCTTTCTGCCGCTGATGGGATCGATGCTGACCATGGCCCTGCCTGTCCACAAGGCAACATGCAGAATGCCATTCATATCTATACACATGCCATCCGGAAAACCTTCTCCGCTGCCAAACTCATAAATGGTTCTCCTGTTGGTCAGAGTACCATCAAAATCAAAAGCGTCTATTTTCAGGGTGGGTGTATCGATGTAATACATTGTTTTTTCATCGAGTGACCAGTCCAGACCATTGGAACAGGTGATACCACTGAATAACTCGCTGATCTCGCCTCCTGGTGTCAGTTTATAGAAGGCTGCTTCTTTTGCTTTACCGATGGTCCCAGCATAAATACATCCATCAGGCCCGGTTTTTCCGTCATTAAACCGATCCCCTTTTATTTTGATTTTCTGATGGGCCGGTTTCCATTTGTCGGCATAATAGATTCCATCTTCAAGAGCGGCAAGAAGATTTGAATCTGTATCCAGGAATAGACTGCCCACTCGTTGCGGAGCCGGCAGAACGTCTTCCCTCCTGGATTCAGGATCGTATCGTCGGATGTTTTTACCTTCAATATCTACAAAATAAAGAACCTGATTTTTATCATCCCACAAAGGTCCCTCACCTAACTGAGTTTTCTTACTGCCTTCAACTGCCAACCATGTTTGCATAGATTTTCTCCCACACGACATCATATACCGGGAATGGCTCTGACCGGATATGAATCAAATTTTTCTTAAAAGATTCTCATTTTTTCAAACCGCTGCTGCACAGAACAAGACCATATGATGGTGGCTAACTGATAGTCTTTATCCTTGAAAGCTGCTATGCAATGCCTTAAAATTTTAAAAGATAAAAAAAGGACGAATCCTTCTTGAACTAGCCCTCCATAATATGTTATTTAATATATACATATTTATATATCTATAAAAATAGAACGAATAAACAGGAGTGAACTGTATATGAAAATATTAATTATCGGAGGAGTTGCCGGTGGTGCTACCACTGCGGCAAGACTCAGACGCCTGGATGAATCTGCGGAAATCAGGATTTATGAGCGAGGGGCCTACATCAGTTATGCCAACTGCGGCCTTCCCTATTACATAGGCGGCACAATCGAAGAGAGGGACAGACTCTTTGTTCAGACACCCGAAAGCTTTACGGAACTGCTGAATGTAGATGTTAAGGTCAAACATGATGTCATAGCCATCAACCGGGACAGGAAAACCCTCTCCATCAGGAATCTGGATACAGAGGAAGTCTTTGAAGACAGTTACGACAAACTGGTCCTGTCACCAGGAGCGGAACCCCTCAGACCCGGCATTCCCGGGATTGATTCGGATAAAATCTTCACCCTCAGAAACGTACCCGATACGGATCAGATAAAATCCTTCATAGAAGAGAAGAAGCCCCAAAGAGCCGTCATCATCGGTGCAGGATTCATCGGTCTGGAAATGGCCGAAAGTCTTCACCAGCTGGGTATATTCGTGACCATCGTGGAAGCAGCCGAACAGGTCATGAATATCCTGGATTATGAAATGGCCGCCGAGGTTCACCAGCACCTCAAGGTGAAGGGGGTTGAGTTCTACCTGAAAGACGGAGTCTCCTCCTTCGAAGACAAGGGTGAGAACGTGCACATTGTCCTTCAGAACAGCAGGGTCATCGAAGCCGACATTATCATCCTGTCTATCGGTGTCAAACCCGACGTCAAACTGGCCGTTGAAGCTGGACTGGAAATTGGAAGCACCGGTGGCATCAAACTCGACAGCCACCTGATGACCAATGACAAAGACATCTATGCCCTGGGAGATGCCACTGAATATCCCAACCCCATCACCGGAGACCCCCTGAGAGTCCCCCTGGCAGGACCTGCCAACAAGCAGGGACGGATGGTCGCAGACAACATCATCCAGGGAAATAAAAAAAGCTACCGAGGAACCATCGGTACCGGAATAGCCAAAGTTTTTGACCTGACAGTGGCCTCCACCGGGTTGTCTGAAAAACAGCTGATCAGGATGAACAGGGAATATCAAAGGCTGGTCATTCATGCAACCTCCCACGCCGGTTATTACCCCGATGCCGACCCTATGACGATTAAGGTCATCTTTAATAAAGAACGCCAGCTTCTGGGAGCCCAGATTGTAGGATACTCGGGAGTAGATAAAAGGATTGACCTCTTTGCCGTCATACTGGGACATGCCGGTACCATCGATGACCTGCAGGAAATTGAACACGCCTATGCCCCGCCCTACTCATCAGCCAAAGACCCAGTCAACATTGCCGGATTTGTGGCGGAGAACATCCTCAACGGTTCCTCCCGTCACCTCC is drawn from Oceanispirochaeta sp. and contains these coding sequences:
- a CDS encoding SMP-30/gluconolactonase/LRE family protein; the encoded protein is MQTWLAVEGSKKTQLGEGPLWDDKNQVLYFVDIEGKNIRRYDPESRREDVLPAPQRVGSLFLDTDSNLLAALEDGIYYADKWKPAHQKIKIKGDRFNDGKTGPDGCIYAGTIGKAKEAAFYKLTPGGEISELFSGITCSNGLDWSLDEKTMYYIDTPTLKIDAFDFDGTLTNRRTIYEFGSGEGFPDGMCIDMNGILHVALWTGRAMVSIDPISGRKIETTSLPSSKITCMAFGGTDMKTMYITIADIDNGTLLTESLAGQLLSRKYHSPGRVCYRFG
- a CDS encoding CoA-disulfide reductase — encoded protein: MKILIIGGVAGGATTAARLRRLDESAEIRIYERGAYISYANCGLPYYIGGTIEERDRLFVQTPESFTELLNVDVKVKHDVIAINRDRKTLSIRNLDTEEVFEDSYDKLVLSPGAEPLRPGIPGIDSDKIFTLRNVPDTDQIKSFIEEKKPQRAVIIGAGFIGLEMAESLHQLGIFVTIVEAAEQVMNILDYEMAAEVHQHLKVKGVEFYLKDGVSSFEDKGENVHIVLQNSRVIEADIIILSIGVKPDVKLAVEAGLEIGSTGGIKLDSHLMTNDKDIYALGDATEYPNPITGDPLRVPLAGPANKQGRMVADNIIQGNKKSYRGTIGTGIAKVFDLTVASTGLSEKQLIRMNREYQRLVIHATSHAGYYPDADPMTIKVIFNKERQLLGAQIVGYSGVDKRIDLFAVILGHAGTIDDLQEIEHAYAPPYSSAKDPVNIAGFVAENILNGSSRHLHWNELNDIPRDERYLIDVRTADEFGIETLEGAVNISLPEIRGRIAEIPRDKKVIVFCGVGKRAYMAERIIRQNGIDNVYNLSGGMKTYSLSTQKQSNEDIFEKDFIGHDDNFYQSDPHAHPALADIRTIEVNACGLQCPGPVLKLREQMETLKPGEMIRETATDPGFARDVYAWAKMTGNSVVSVEQSGPKVIAVIKKGGAPSPSRMGGGPQKGTSMIIFSDDLDKALAAMVIANGAISAGKDVTLFFTFWGLSFLKKKKAPRVKKDFMGRMFGMMLPSNSSKMGLSKINMGGMGAKMMRMRMKALGVDSVEQMMETALKNGIHLVACQMSMDVMGVAEEELMEGVEIGGVASFLGAA